Proteins found in one Microbacterium sp. SSM24 genomic segment:
- the hpaD gene encoding 3,4-dihydroxyphenylacetate 2,3-dioxygenase, whose translation MTHRDDMTLTSSGYYVSQEAPIRSDNPVPTPTSPAPDVLRCAYMELVVTDLAASRVFYVDVLGLYVTEEDENAIYLRSTEEFIHHNLVLRQGEVAAVAAFSYRVRSAEDLDKAVAFYEELGCEVRRNPDGFVKGIGDSVRVIDPLGFPYEFFFQTEHVERLSWRYDLHTPGELVRLDHFNQVTPDVPRAVNFMQSLGFRVTEDIQDEDGTVYAAWMRRKPTVHDTAMTGGDGPRMHHVAFATHEKHNILAICDKLGALRRSDAIERGPGRHGVSNAFYLYLRDPDGHRVEIYTQDYYTGDPDNPVVTWDVHDNQRRDWWGNPVVPSWYTEASLVLDLDGNPQPVVARTDSSEMAVTIGADGFSYTRPGEDSMPEYKQGEYKLGHQL comes from the coding sequence ATGACCCACCGCGACGACATGACCCTCACCTCCTCCGGCTACTACGTGAGCCAGGAGGCGCCCATCCGCTCCGACAACCCGGTGCCGACCCCGACCTCGCCGGCACCCGACGTGCTGCGCTGCGCCTACATGGAGCTCGTGGTCACCGACCTGGCCGCGTCACGCGTCTTCTACGTCGACGTGCTCGGGCTCTACGTCACCGAAGAGGACGAGAACGCGATCTACCTCCGCTCGACCGAGGAGTTCATCCACCACAACCTCGTGCTGCGACAGGGCGAGGTCGCCGCGGTCGCCGCCTTCTCGTACCGCGTGCGTTCCGCGGAGGACCTCGACAAGGCCGTCGCCTTCTATGAGGAGCTCGGCTGCGAGGTGCGCCGCAATCCCGACGGGTTCGTGAAGGGCATCGGCGACTCGGTGCGTGTGATCGACCCGCTCGGCTTCCCGTACGAGTTCTTCTTCCAGACCGAGCACGTCGAGCGGCTGTCGTGGCGCTACGACCTCCACACCCCGGGGGAGCTCGTGCGCCTGGACCACTTCAACCAGGTCACCCCCGACGTGCCCCGCGCGGTGAACTTCATGCAGTCCCTCGGGTTCCGGGTGACCGAGGACATCCAGGACGAGGACGGCACCGTCTACGCCGCCTGGATGCGCCGCAAGCCCACCGTGCACGACACCGCGATGACCGGCGGCGACGGGCCGCGCATGCACCACGTCGCGTTCGCCACGCACGAGAAGCACAACATCCTCGCGATCTGCGACAAGCTCGGCGCTCTCCGCCGCTCGGACGCGATCGAGCGCGGCCCGGGCCGCCACGGCGTCTCGAACGCGTTCTACCTCTACCTGCGCGACCCCGACGGTCACCGCGTCGAGATCTACACGCAGGACTACTACACCGGCGACCCCGACAACCCGGTGGTCACGTGGGATGTGCACGACAACCAGCGCCGTGACTGGTGGGGCAACCCCGTCGTCCCGTCCTGGTACACCGAGGCATCCCTCGTGCTCGACCTCGACGGCAACCCTCAGCCGGTCGTGGCGCGCACCGACTCGTCCGAGATGGCCGTGACGATCGGTGCCGACGGCTTCTCGTACACGCGCCCCGGAGAAGACTCGATGCCCGAGTACAAGCAGGGCGAGTACAAGCTCGGCCACCAGCTGTAG
- a CDS encoding amino acid ABC transporter ATP-binding protein: protein MTAVLQVEDVWKSFGDHDVLQGIDLEVEPGEVVALIGASGSGKSTLLRTINLLEPIDDGRIRLAGTDISDPRVDVDAVRARIGVVFQQYNLFPHLTVRDNITLALRHVHRYPKAKADAAASALLERVGLAEKAGDHPDRLSGGQQQRVAIARALATTPDLLLLDEITSALDPELVADVLDLVRSLADDGMTIVMATHEMAFARDVADRVVFLDAGRILESGTPAEVFGAPQEDRTREFLARFTA from the coding sequence ATGACCGCCGTGCTGCAGGTCGAGGACGTCTGGAAGTCCTTCGGCGACCACGACGTGCTCCAGGGAATCGACCTCGAGGTGGAACCCGGCGAGGTCGTCGCCCTCATCGGCGCGAGCGGGTCGGGCAAGTCCACGCTGCTGCGCACGATCAATCTGCTCGAGCCGATCGACGACGGACGCATCCGCCTCGCAGGGACCGACATCAGCGATCCGCGGGTGGACGTCGACGCGGTGCGTGCCCGGATCGGCGTCGTCTTCCAGCAGTACAACCTGTTCCCGCACCTCACGGTGAGGGACAACATCACCCTCGCGCTGCGCCACGTGCACCGGTATCCGAAGGCGAAGGCGGATGCCGCGGCATCCGCTCTGCTGGAGCGCGTGGGACTCGCCGAGAAGGCGGGCGACCACCCCGACCGCCTGTCCGGGGGCCAGCAGCAGCGGGTCGCGATCGCGCGCGCCCTCGCGACCACGCCCGACCTGCTGCTCCTCGACGAGATCACCTCGGCTCTCGATCCGGAGCTCGTCGCCGATGTGCTCGACCTGGTGCGTTCGCTCGCCGACGACGGCATGACGATCGTCATGGCCACCCACGAGATGGCGTTCGCGCGCGACGTCGCGGACCGCGTCGTGTTCCTCGATGCGGGGCGCATCCTCGAGTCGGGGACGCCGGCCGAGGTGTTCGGCGCGCCGCAGGAGGATCGCACGCGCGAGTTCCTCGCCCGATTCACCGCGTAG
- a CDS encoding alpha/beta fold hydrolase — protein sequence MDTTTSADGTTIAFERLGDGPTIVIVGGAFSVAADARALAEALAGAGFTAVTLDRRARGASGDRRGSTPDDEANDLAAVVDAVGGEAMALGHSSGAILALYAASRGVPLRALFLSEPPFRFGVDEPDPRLAERLQQLVDDDRRDEAVVTFQLEAVELPPAMVEQIRQSELFASLVPLAQSTVYDATLTAKVSTPTPEMRAVTPVTILRGEQTFPILVTAADRLAEAMPNAELVIVPESVMHRPDPAATAKVVRERV from the coding sequence ATGGACACGACGACCTCGGCCGACGGAACGACGATCGCATTCGAGCGCCTCGGCGACGGGCCGACGATCGTGATCGTCGGCGGCGCGTTCTCGGTGGCCGCCGACGCGCGCGCGCTCGCCGAAGCGCTGGCGGGCGCCGGGTTCACGGCCGTCACGCTCGACCGGCGTGCGCGCGGTGCGAGCGGCGACCGGCGCGGCTCGACCCCCGACGATGAGGCGAACGATCTCGCGGCTGTGGTCGACGCGGTCGGCGGCGAGGCGATGGCGCTCGGCCACTCGTCGGGCGCGATCCTCGCGCTGTACGCCGCGTCGCGGGGAGTCCCGCTGCGCGCGCTCTTCCTCTCCGAGCCGCCGTTCCGCTTCGGCGTCGACGAGCCCGACCCGCGGCTGGCCGAGCGCCTGCAGCAGCTGGTCGACGACGACCGACGCGACGAGGCGGTCGTGACCTTCCAGCTCGAGGCGGTCGAGCTGCCGCCCGCGATGGTCGAGCAGATTCGGCAGAGCGAGCTGTTCGCCTCCCTCGTGCCGCTCGCGCAGTCGACGGTGTACGACGCGACGCTGACGGCGAAGGTGTCGACGCCGACGCCCGAGATGCGCGCCGTGACGCCGGTCACGATCCTGCGCGGCGAGCAGACCTTCCCGATCCTGGTGACGGCCGCCGACCGACTGGCCGAGGCCATGCCGAACGCCGAGCTCGTGATCGTTCCCGAGTCGGTCATGCACCGACCCGACCCCGCCGCGACGGCCAAGGTGGTGCGCGAACGCGTCTGA
- the hpaE gene encoding 5-carboxymethyl-2-hydroxymuconate semialdehyde dehydrogenase, producing MTDTTTQTRHVPADLPDHIRHYIDGEFVDSIDGDTFDVLDPVTNETYLQAAAGKKADIDRAVAAARRAFIEGPWPRMLPRDRSRILHRIADIVESRDKRLAELESFDSGLPITQALGQARRAAENFRFFADLIVAQTDDAFKVPGRQLNYVNRKPIGVAGLITPWNTPFMLESWKLGPALATGNTVVLKPAEFTPLSASLWAGIFEEAGLPQGVFNLVNGLGEDAGDALVKHPDVPLISFTGESSTGQLIFGNAAPFLKGLSMELGGKSPAIVFADADLEAAIDATIFGVFSLNGERCTAGSRILVERAIYDEFVERYAAQASRVIVGDPQDPATEVGALVHPEHYDKVMSYIEIGKTEARLVAGGGRPEGFSTGNYVAPTVFADVAPDARIFQEEIFGPVVAITPFDTDEEALALANNTKYGLAAYLWTSDLKRAHNFSQAIEAGMVWLNSNNVRDLRTPFGGVKASGLGHEGGYRSIDFYTDQQAVHITLGPAHNPTFGKD from the coding sequence ATGACCGACACCACGACGCAGACGCGGCACGTGCCCGCCGACCTGCCCGACCACATCCGCCACTACATCGACGGCGAGTTCGTCGACTCGATCGACGGCGACACGTTCGACGTGCTCGACCCGGTGACGAACGAGACCTACCTTCAGGCCGCTGCCGGCAAGAAGGCCGACATCGACCGGGCCGTCGCGGCGGCGCGGCGTGCGTTCATCGAGGGGCCCTGGCCCCGGATGCTGCCCCGCGACCGGTCCCGGATCCTGCACCGGATCGCCGACATCGTCGAGTCGCGCGACAAGCGCCTCGCGGAGCTCGAGTCCTTCGACTCCGGCCTGCCGATCACGCAGGCGCTCGGTCAGGCCCGCCGCGCAGCCGAGAACTTCCGCTTCTTCGCCGACCTGATCGTCGCGCAGACGGACGACGCGTTCAAGGTGCCCGGACGGCAGCTCAACTACGTCAACCGCAAGCCGATCGGCGTCGCCGGCCTCATCACGCCGTGGAACACGCCGTTCATGCTCGAGTCGTGGAAGCTCGGTCCCGCGCTCGCGACGGGCAACACGGTGGTGCTCAAGCCCGCCGAGTTCACGCCGCTGTCGGCGTCGCTGTGGGCCGGGATCTTCGAGGAGGCCGGGCTGCCGCAGGGGGTCTTCAACCTCGTCAACGGACTCGGCGAGGATGCCGGAGACGCGCTGGTGAAGCATCCGGATGTGCCCCTCATCTCCTTCACCGGCGAGAGCTCGACGGGGCAGTTGATCTTCGGCAACGCCGCCCCGTTCCTGAAGGGCCTCTCGATGGAGCTGGGCGGCAAGTCCCCCGCGATCGTGTTCGCAGACGCCGACCTCGAGGCCGCGATCGACGCGACCATCTTCGGCGTCTTCTCGCTCAACGGCGAGCGCTGCACCGCCGGGTCGCGCATCCTCGTCGAGCGTGCGATCTACGACGAGTTCGTGGAGCGCTACGCCGCCCAGGCGTCGCGTGTGATCGTCGGCGACCCGCAGGATCCGGCGACCGAGGTCGGCGCACTGGTGCACCCCGAGCACTACGACAAGGTGATGTCGTACATCGAGATCGGCAAGACCGAGGCGCGTCTGGTCGCCGGCGGCGGGCGCCCCGAGGGGTTCTCCACGGGCAACTACGTCGCTCCGACGGTGTTCGCGGATGTCGCGCCCGACGCCCGCATCTTCCAGGAGGAGATCTTCGGTCCGGTCGTCGCGATCACACCGTTCGACACCGACGAAGAGGCCCTCGCGCTCGCGAACAACACCAAGTACGGGCTCGCCGCGTACCTGTGGACGAGCGACCTCAAGCGCGCCCACAACTTCTCGCAGGCCATCGAGGCCGGCATGGTGTGGCTCAACTCGAACAACGTCCGCGACCTGCGTACGCCCTTCGGCGGTGTGAAGGCCTCCGGTCTCGGCCACGAGGGCGGCTACCGTTCGATCGACTTCTACACCGACCAGCAGGCCGTGCACATCACGCTCGGCCCCGCCCACAACCCCACCTTCGGCAAGGACTGA
- a CDS encoding MmcQ/YjbR family DNA-binding protein: MATLDDVRRIAGGLPGSEERATTGGAAWFVRNKLYAWECHPWPSIPEDVRAIVARELVVAVRIADKVDALALREMQPDVFLPATTAWSEPKVAFRMAGVDADHLAELVTEAWRTQAPQYLRREFDAAGEVTA, from the coding sequence GTGGCCACCCTCGACGACGTCCGGCGCATCGCCGGTGGTCTGCCCGGCAGCGAGGAGCGCGCGACCACCGGGGGCGCCGCATGGTTCGTCCGCAACAAGCTCTACGCGTGGGAGTGCCACCCGTGGCCGAGCATCCCCGAAGACGTGCGCGCGATCGTGGCTCGCGAACTCGTCGTCGCGGTGAGGATCGCCGACAAGGTCGACGCGCTCGCGCTCCGCGAGATGCAGCCCGACGTCTTCCTGCCGGCGACCACTGCCTGGAGCGAGCCGAAGGTCGCGTTCCGCATGGCCGGGGTCGACGCCGACCATCTCGCCGAGCTCGTGACTGAGGCCTGGCGCACGCAGGCGCCGCAGTACCTGCGGCGCGAGTTCGACGCCGCGGGCGAGGTCACGGCCTGA
- a CDS encoding MarR family winged helix-turn-helix transcriptional regulator → MSDRLTFTLHELLAEIDAFADTALQQGYGVTYNHFQFLAVLYDAEPADMTTLAHCLGVTKAAVSKRVPALVADGWITATSQPGAGRSILLSLTPKSTALVHDAGAVLDEAFAEMLTHPALADDPIDAPRLNAQLVALTAFIRGQPRPTHQENRA, encoded by the coding sequence ATGTCCGACCGGCTGACCTTCACGCTCCACGAACTCCTCGCGGAGATCGACGCGTTCGCCGACACCGCCCTGCAGCAGGGCTACGGGGTGACCTACAACCACTTCCAGTTCCTCGCCGTCCTCTACGACGCCGAACCGGCCGACATGACGACACTCGCCCACTGCCTCGGCGTCACGAAAGCCGCCGTCAGCAAGCGCGTGCCCGCACTCGTGGCCGACGGCTGGATCACGGCGACCTCGCAGCCGGGCGCAGGACGCAGCATCCTGCTCTCACTCACCCCCAAGAGCACCGCGCTCGTACACGATGCCGGCGCCGTGCTCGACGAAGCCTTCGCCGAGATGCTCACACACCCCGCACTCGCCGACGATCCGATCGACGCGCCCCGCCTCAACGCGCAGCTCGTCGCCCTCACCGCATTCATCCGGGGGCAGCCCCGCCCCACCCATCAGGAGAACCGCGCATGA
- a CDS encoding ABC transporter substrate-binding protein has translation MSRTPVLRLAVVGLAAAALALTGCASGTSGTPSGEASEPADSGYVTEGKFTVATGEPAYYPWVIDDAPESGEGFEAAVAYALAEELGFAAEDVVWVRTSFEEAIAPRPKDFDVNLQQFSITDERKESVDFSSPYYETTQVVVTTADSPAADATSIADLKDLLIGAQTGTTSFTTIEEVIQPTQGAQAFNTNDDAKLALENDVVDAIVVDLPTAFYISGVELTDGVLVGQLPTPDGATGDEFGFVLAKDSSLTAEVTAAVDALRENGTLDELAAEWLGGEGQAPVLQ, from the coding sequence ATGTCGCGTACCCCTGTTCTCCGCCTGGCCGTCGTCGGCCTCGCCGCCGCTGCTCTCGCGCTCACGGGCTGCGCGAGCGGAACTTCGGGCACTCCGTCGGGCGAGGCATCCGAACCCGCCGATTCCGGCTACGTCACCGAGGGCAAGTTCACCGTCGCGACCGGCGAGCCCGCGTACTACCCATGGGTGATCGACGACGCGCCTGAGAGCGGCGAGGGCTTCGAGGCGGCCGTCGCTTACGCGCTGGCCGAGGAGCTCGGGTTCGCCGCGGAGGACGTGGTGTGGGTGCGCACCAGCTTCGAGGAGGCGATCGCCCCCCGTCCGAAGGACTTCGACGTCAACCTGCAGCAGTTCTCCATCACCGACGAGCGCAAGGAATCGGTCGACTTCAGTTCGCCGTACTACGAGACCACGCAGGTCGTCGTCACCACGGCGGACTCGCCCGCGGCCGACGCGACGTCGATCGCCGACCTGAAGGACCTGCTGATCGGCGCCCAGACCGGCACCACGAGCTTCACGACGATCGAAGAGGTCATCCAGCCGACCCAGGGTGCGCAGGCGTTCAACACCAACGACGACGCGAAGCTCGCCCTCGAGAACGACGTGGTCGACGCGATCGTCGTCGACCTGCCGACCGCGTTCTACATCTCCGGCGTCGAACTCACCGACGGCGTGCTCGTCGGTCAGCTCCCCACCCCCGACGGCGCGACGGGTGACGAGTTCGGCTTCGTGCTGGCCAAGGACTCATCGCTGACCGCCGAGGTCACCGCCGCGGTGGACGCGCTGCGCGAGAACGGCACCCTCGACGAGCTGGCCGCGGAGTGGCTCGGCGGCGAGGGCCAGGCTCCCGTCCTGCAGTGA
- a CDS encoding amino acid ABC transporter permease, giving the protein MTRAPGRVADPPRAVSAVELERQAFRKRQGTRSVVISVVSTLVIAAAVWVFIVNTPGWSRVQQQFFDPEVALASLPRVWDGFLLNLRVLAMASVLVLVFGLLLATLRTLRGPVWLPLRALAAGYTDLFRGIPLIIVLYLVGFGIPGLDFIPVRLPTEFWGTVAITLTYSAYVSEVFRAGIEAVHPSQRHAARSLGLSHGQTMRFVVVPQAVRKVTPALMNDFVAMQKDVGLISIIGAVDAVRAAQIETAAYFNFTPYVVAAVLFVLLAIPTIRLTDWYTARVRSREQIGGIV; this is encoded by the coding sequence ATGACACGCGCACCCGGCCGGGTCGCCGATCCCCCTCGCGCGGTGAGCGCGGTCGAGCTCGAGCGGCAGGCGTTCCGCAAGCGGCAGGGCACCCGCTCGGTCGTGATCAGCGTCGTTTCGACGCTCGTCATCGCGGCCGCCGTGTGGGTGTTCATCGTGAACACCCCCGGCTGGTCCCGCGTGCAGCAGCAGTTCTTCGACCCCGAGGTGGCGCTCGCGTCGCTCCCCCGCGTGTGGGACGGATTCCTGCTCAACCTGCGGGTGCTCGCCATGGCGTCGGTGCTCGTGCTGGTGTTCGGGCTCCTTCTGGCGACGCTGCGCACCCTGCGCGGACCGGTCTGGCTGCCGCTGCGTGCGCTGGCCGCCGGCTACACCGATCTGTTCCGCGGCATCCCGCTCATCATCGTGCTCTACCTCGTCGGCTTCGGGATCCCGGGGCTCGACTTCATCCCCGTGCGACTGCCGACGGAGTTCTGGGGGACTGTCGCCATCACGCTGACCTATTCGGCGTACGTGTCGGAGGTGTTCCGCGCGGGCATCGAGGCGGTGCACCCGTCGCAGCGCCACGCCGCTCGGTCGCTCGGCCTGAGCCACGGGCAGACGATGCGGTTCGTCGTCGTGCCGCAGGCCGTGCGCAAGGTCACTCCCGCGCTCATGAACGACTTCGTCGCGATGCAGAAGGATGTCGGGCTCATCTCGATCATCGGCGCCGTCGATGCCGTCCGCGCCGCGCAGATCGAAACCGCCGCGTACTTCAACTTCACGCCCTACGTCGTCGCCGCGGTGCTGTTCGTGCTCCTCGCGATTCCGACCATCCGCCTCACGGACTGGTACACCGCGCGGGTGCGTTCGCGGGAGCAGATCGGGGGCATCGTATGA
- a CDS encoding transglutaminase-like domain-containing protein, whose product MRRDVSSRITLTVTEPADLVFAVAASAQYTSVDETFTASLDGAPVEARDVVDAHGTRLHRVASGVGRLDVIYRATIDGEAEPLRASEADLLVYGRPSRYAESDALAPTAVGEFAGIRDPAQLLASVSSWVGTRLAYVSGSSLPTDGATRTLLARQGVCRDYAHLCVALLRGLGIPARQVAVYAPGLMPMDFHAVAEAWIDGAWRVVDATTLAPRSTLVRIATGRDAADTAFLTVVSGRCDLVSVEVSAIADVLPDDDIDRLVSIR is encoded by the coding sequence ATGCGCAGGGATGTCTCGAGCCGGATCACGCTCACCGTGACCGAACCCGCCGACCTGGTGTTCGCCGTCGCCGCGAGTGCCCAGTACACCTCTGTCGACGAGACGTTCACCGCGTCGCTCGACGGCGCCCCCGTGGAGGCCCGCGACGTCGTCGACGCCCACGGAACCCGCCTGCACCGCGTCGCGAGCGGGGTCGGCCGCCTCGACGTGATCTATCGCGCCACGATCGACGGCGAGGCCGAGCCGCTCCGAGCGAGCGAGGCCGACCTTCTCGTGTACGGGAGGCCGAGCCGCTACGCCGAGTCGGACGCGCTCGCCCCCACGGCCGTGGGCGAGTTCGCCGGAATCCGCGACCCCGCGCAGCTGCTCGCGTCGGTGTCGTCGTGGGTGGGAACCCGGCTGGCGTACGTGTCGGGGTCGTCGCTCCCGACCGATGGCGCGACACGCACGCTCCTCGCTCGGCAGGGCGTGTGCCGCGACTACGCGCACCTCTGCGTCGCGCTGCTGCGCGGGCTCGGCATTCCGGCCCGGCAGGTCGCGGTGTACGCGCCGGGACTGATGCCGATGGACTTCCACGCGGTGGCCGAGGCCTGGATCGACGGAGCCTGGCGGGTGGTGGATGCCACGACCCTCGCGCCCCGTTCGACCCTCGTGCGCATCGCCACGGGGCGCGACGCCGCCGACACCGCGTTCCTGACCGTCGTCTCCGGACGTTGCGACCTCGTCTCCGTCGAGGTGTCGGCGATCGCGGACGTGCTGCCCGACGACGACATCGATCGGCTCGTGTCGATCCGCTGA
- a CDS encoding fumarylacetoacetate hydrolase family protein translates to MLHPDVIAQLAAELAEADRTHGVIPRITARYPDATIEDSYAIQGVWRDQNLAAGRALVGRKIGLTSKAMQQATGITEPDYGVMFDDTVYESGAEIPVDLFSNVRIEVELAFVLAKPLAGPDATLEDALDAIDYAVPALEILNSHIELEGRTIVDTISDNAAYGAMVLGDVRKRPDEIDLRWVPGVLSRNGEIEETGVAAGVLGHPATGVAWLANKFAQHGARLEAGEIILAGSFTRPMWVSRGDAVRCDYGPMGVIECRFV, encoded by the coding sequence ATGCTTCACCCCGACGTGATCGCGCAGCTCGCGGCCGAGCTGGCCGAGGCCGACCGCACGCACGGCGTGATCCCGCGCATCACGGCGCGCTACCCGGACGCGACGATCGAGGACTCGTACGCGATCCAGGGTGTGTGGCGCGATCAGAACCTCGCTGCGGGGCGCGCGCTCGTCGGCCGCAAGATCGGCCTGACCTCGAAGGCGATGCAGCAGGCGACGGGCATCACCGAACCCGACTACGGCGTGATGTTCGACGACACGGTCTACGAGTCGGGCGCCGAGATCCCCGTCGACCTCTTCTCCAACGTGCGCATCGAGGTCGAGCTCGCATTCGTGCTCGCGAAGCCGCTCGCCGGACCTGACGCCACCCTCGAGGACGCGCTCGACGCGATCGACTACGCCGTCCCCGCCCTCGAGATCCTCAACTCGCACATCGAGCTGGAGGGTCGCACGATCGTCGACACGATCAGCGACAACGCCGCATACGGCGCGATGGTGCTCGGCGACGTCCGCAAGCGCCCCGACGAGATCGACCTGCGCTGGGTGCCGGGAGTGCTCTCCCGCAACGGCGAGATCGAGGAGACCGGCGTCGCCGCAGGAGTGCTCGGCCATCCCGCCACCGGGGTGGCCTGGCTCGCGAACAAGTTCGCACAGCATGGCGCCCGGCTCGAGGCGGGTGAGATCATCCTCGCGGGGTCGTTCACACGGCCGATGTGGGTTTCGCGCGGCGACGCCGTGCGCTGCGACTACGGACCGATGGGAGTCATCGAATGCCGCTTCGTCTGA
- a CDS encoding NAD(P)H-dependent oxidoreductase, whose translation MNAPRILVIIGTPLPGSLNHALADAYADAARTGGADVRVVDLATDAVPQHPSVRDQLRLPRTDDDLALDPAVAEYVADVDWADHIAIFFPQWWGSSPAALKTWIDRVFVSGFAYRYRPTGRLWDKLLTGRTARIVMTMDSPTSWNAWAYRDAAIRSLRNATLEFCGVRVNGVTRLSAVRHRADADRERWIGGMASFGATDAGSVSVRPREAAVPA comes from the coding sequence ATGAACGCTCCCCGCATCCTCGTCATCATCGGCACCCCGCTGCCCGGCAGCCTCAACCACGCACTCGCCGATGCGTACGCCGACGCCGCACGAACCGGCGGCGCCGACGTGCGCGTCGTCGACCTCGCGACCGACGCCGTGCCGCAGCATCCGTCCGTTCGCGATCAGCTGCGACTGCCGCGCACCGACGACGACCTCGCCCTCGACCCCGCAGTCGCCGAATACGTCGCCGACGTCGACTGGGCCGACCACATCGCGATCTTCTTCCCGCAGTGGTGGGGCTCCTCACCTGCGGCGCTCAAGACCTGGATCGACCGGGTCTTCGTGTCCGGCTTCGCCTACCGCTACCGCCCGACGGGTCGGCTGTGGGACAAGCTGCTCACCGGCCGCACCGCGCGCATCGTCATGACGATGGACTCCCCCACGAGCTGGAACGCGTGGGCGTATCGCGACGCTGCGATCCGATCGCTGCGCAACGCGACCCTGGAGTTCTGCGGCGTCCGTGTGAACGGCGTGACCCGGCTCTCGGCGGTGCGGCACCGCGCGGACGCCGACCGCGAGCGCTGGATCGGCGGCATGGCATCGTTCGGCGCGACGGACGCCGGTTCAGTCTCGGTGCGCCCGCGGGAGGCGGCCGTCCCCGCCTGA
- a CDS encoding HpcH/HpaI aldolase/citrate lyase family protein, which translates to MPLRLNPTFRDALAGADRPLAGMWVCSGSALVAEICAGAGLDWLLIDMEHSPNGLESVLAQLQAVGAYPVSPVVRVPIGDVVTLKQVLDLGAQNILVPMVSSAAEAEELVAAVRYPPRGRRGVGSALARSARWNRVDDYLAHADDHVSLFVQIETVAGVDAAAAIAAVDGIDGVFVGPSDLAASMGLLGQQTHPDVAAAVTRAFDGVRAAGKPAGVNAFDPAAARAYLDAGAAFVLVGADVALLARGSERLAADFGAGGTQTRTSY; encoded by the coding sequence ATGCCGCTTCGTCTGAATCCGACGTTCCGCGACGCGCTGGCGGGCGCCGACCGGCCGCTGGCCGGCATGTGGGTGTGCTCGGGATCCGCGCTCGTCGCCGAGATCTGCGCCGGCGCGGGTCTGGACTGGCTGCTCATCGACATGGAGCACTCCCCCAACGGCCTCGAATCGGTGCTCGCGCAGCTGCAGGCCGTCGGCGCCTACCCGGTCAGCCCGGTCGTGCGCGTGCCGATCGGCGACGTCGTCACCCTCAAGCAGGTGCTCGACCTCGGCGCGCAGAACATCCTCGTTCCGATGGTGTCGTCGGCCGCCGAGGCGGAGGAACTCGTCGCCGCCGTGCGGTACCCCCCGCGCGGCCGCCGGGGCGTGGGCTCAGCCCTCGCCCGCTCAGCCCGGTGGAACCGCGTCGACGACTATCTCGCCCACGCCGACGACCACGTGTCGCTGTTCGTCCAGATCGAGACCGTGGCGGGCGTCGACGCCGCGGCCGCCATCGCCGCGGTCGACGGCATCGACGGCGTGTTCGTCGGCCCGAGCGACCTCGCCGCCTCGATGGGGCTGCTGGGGCAGCAGACGCACCCGGATGTCGCAGCCGCCGTCACGCGCGCGTTCGACGGCGTCCGCGCCGCCGGAAAACCGGCAGGCGTGAACGCGTTCGACCCCGCAGCAGCGCGCGCCTACCTCGACGCGGGCGCAGCGTTCGTGCTCGTGGGAGCCGACGTCGCGCTCCTGGCGCGTGGGTCCGAGCGCCTCGCCGCGGACTTCGGCGCCGGCGGCACGCAGACCCGCACCTCGTACTGA